One stretch of Armigeres subalbatus isolate Guangzhou_Male chromosome 2, GZ_Asu_2, whole genome shotgun sequence DNA includes these proteins:
- the LOC134213837 gene encoding cytidine deaminase-like, translated as MNNNINGVVDGETIVEYSSLDSKVHELINAAIKVRNNAYCPYSNFAVGAALRTKSGEIVTGCNIENGTFAPSVCAERNAICKAISEGYREFEALAVVAYQEKEFTSPCGTCRQTLSEFCAKNMPIYLAKPSPARVMLTSLDKLLPHAFRPDFLHN; from the exons ATGAACAACAACATCAACGGGGTGGTCGATGGAGAAACGATAGTAGAATATTCATCTCTCG ATTCAAAAGTGCATGAACTCATCAACGCGGCTATCAAAGTTCGCAACAACGCCTACTGTCCGTACAGTAATTTCGCGGTGGGAGCTGCATTGAGAACTAAATCCGGCGAAATAGTGACCGGATGCAATATCGAGAACGGAACGTTCGCACCCAGTGTCTGCGCCGAGCGGAATGCCATCTGTAAGGCAATCAGCGAGGGCTACCGTGAGTTCGAAGCGCTGGCCGTGGTGGCCTACCAGGAAAAGGAGTTCACATCACCGTGCGGTACCTGCCGCCAGACTTTGTCGGAGTTCTGCGCCAAAAACATGCCGATTTATCTCGCCAAACCCTCGCCAGCACGCGTCATGCTGACGTCACTAGACAAGTTACTGCCTCATGCGTTTCGGCCAGATTTTCTACACAATTAA